TCTCGCGGTCGTCGTCGTCTTCTCCCCCGCCGGCGGCAGCGGAGGACCTTGGCCGGGCGCCGAAGTTTGCTGGCAGCGCAACGACAACGATGACTACGGACCCGGGCATGGACCCCGTCTCCAAGTCCGACGGGTCGTCCCCTTCCTTGGCCATctcggggcgacggcgacggcgacgtaCGCGAGTTTTTCGGGTGCCAACAAACCTAGGTTAACAGCGCGTAACAACTTTCCTCCCCGTCCCCGATATATTATTAACCGAAGAGAACAAAAACAAGCGGAAGCCCTTTTGCGGTGGACCGGTAGTATATGAGTATGGACGCAGGACGGAGGTCCAGCAACTAGATTCCGATATTcactgcaaaaaaaaaaaaaaaaaggattCCGATACCGCGTTTGGTCCAATGCAATTCCAAGCACCATGTACCACTTGTATTACTGGATTcctccccgcaaaaaaaaagaggattACTGGACTCCTATTCGGAGCATGAAAGCTGCGCCCTTGTTTGCTTGCGTGCCACATTGCTCCCCTGTTACATTTGTTGTGCCAATGGTCCAGTGTGAGTCTATTCGAATTTGAATCTAATAAGCGATTTATGTTGTATTCTTATTTCTTCAAGAATAAATTGCACGCTGCACTTGAATTTTGTACGACACACGAGTTGCATCAAATGTATTTCATCGTAGCATTGCAGTTCACACAAGTTTTTTTGAGTAAATTGCACGAAACCACCATAATTGCTGCTCAAATAGCAAAAACCGCTACTTTTGTGAAACGTTGTAATATGCACTGCGCGAAACTTTTTAGCCCGTTTAATCCTGAAACTACAGTGATAGTAGTCTTTTTTTCCTTGGACACTCCTTGGGAAACACTTCCCAGCAGACGCCCGACATGATCAATTCAACGTTGAAATTTGCAATTATTTCCTTCTCAATGTATACAACCATGTTGTGTTGAAGAAAATCTTCACCGGTTTTATTTTGGTGACGTGTCTTGACAAGGTTCGTTGCTGACAAAGCTCGCTCTGTAGTTGCAATTGACACCGGGAGAGTGATGAAAAGTCGCAATAAACTATTAACAATTGGATACACATAAGCTTTGCATGTTTTATGCAATCCAATTGTCAAATCGGCAAGTGATGACAAAGATTTCAGTTCATGATGGTTGCGAACATCTAACCGACGGTAAAACGGTCATTTAGCTCAACCAGCTGCTGATCTATCGCACATTGAACACATTTGCTTTGTAGTGGTGAAGCACCATGATGTTATCATGTTTATTTTGAGACTTAGTCACATCTACGTACCTACTAATTACAATTACAGTATATGTGTTAGAGTAAAGAAATTGTGAATAATATTATCGTTTTATATAGAGGAAAAGGGACATACTTGCACTCATATCGGGATCTCAACTTTGTTCTTCATACAAAAGGACTTAACCTCCTCTATCAGAGGTACCCAACCTTCTTCTCTTAGATCAGCAAATAGCACCTGAGTGTTCAAGAGTTAATCTAATGCATTTAAAATGTCCAAAGAATTATTCTGGAATGTTTGGCACGAGACATATGTATTTAACCTCCTCTACTTCGTAGGTGCGGAATGAACACAAAATCAAAATAGACGATTATCCTTAGGGTGCCTCTAGCATCTCCACGGGAATATTGTGTGACCGAACGATCGTTCGCTCTACTTCGTAGGATTGAATTTTAGTAGCAAACATCTTCTCCGGCTCTGAATTGACTTGAAGTGGTAACTCCATATAGTGTCTCCTAGTCCCCTTTAAAGAGCCTATCTGGTTTGCCCCTTTACCCATATCAAACTCCCCAAGTTCAATTTCGCGTGCAATCTCAATGGCTTGATTTGGTGGTAACTCATTATTGCGTTTAGGTGATGCACTAACAACATTTATGATGAAATTAGTATGATAGAAAAAGTTTGCACTtcatgtactccctcctttccggtttatagggctcaatttaaaaatctcaccaaccaaggtagatgatgaatggtggaatactttttgtagtttgcaaaagcacccaattaatgttcttgttttcctcaaaaaattatgtttaccaatgcattaattgcaatgcacgCATGCATATAGTACATgtattggtcaattttctcttaatactagCATGcgatgatttaatgcaccttggaatctgaacatgtgatggggaacaaccaaattgagccttataaaatggaaaaactaaaattttaagataagccctataaaccggaaaggagggagtacctccTATGATGCTGCAACAAGAGCCAATATTGAAGTTGATGTGTCATACAATAAATGTAATATGCATAAGGGCACTCTTTTAGAATTAAAGCCTTCAATCAATTCCACTCCCCTCGCATGATGATGGCCCCGTCATAGCCTAGACCTCTGATTTCTTGCACATTTAAATTATTGTCAGCTAGGACAGTGCAAACTTTCTCCTTGAGAGTCAATTCAAGAGTGTCATTGACATGATTGACATCAAAGAATCGCTCATGTATGAACCCTTCAGTGTTGGGAAACCGGAGGACAATGCCATTTGCTCTCTTTTGGATTCATGACAACCTTGGTCAACCATTATACAAAATTTATTATCAACAATCTCTTCTCTAATTGTTCTTTGCACCTTCCAAGAAAGTATACTAAGATTTTCTTGTTGAATAGAATGAGAGGTTTACTTTGCATTCCAGGAGCATTTGCCAGGAAAACATCTTTCTCCTCCTTGTTATAAGAAGCCAAAAGTTTTACTAGGTCAAGGAAATTATCCTGGTTAATGGATCTTGGAAATTCATCATGGCCTCTAAAAGTATAAGCCTGGAATGTTAACAGCTTGCATCATATCGTAGAAAATTTCTTGTTAGATCCTACAACATATAAAAATATTTTAATTAATGTAACAGAAGATGGAATAAAATATTACTTACCGAATGGAATCAATTGTACCTATGAGCCTTAGCCTTGCACCTGGAATCATTTTTGTGGATGCTTTCACAAACACCTTACCGATATGAGTCATATTATTTTTAAAATTCTCATAACAATGAACCGAGAGTTATGGGCTGAACCAACATCTTTGCCCATATGAGTTATAAACACCTTTTTCATTATTCACCTTCTTCAACCTATCAAAGCCCAAGACAGTAAATGTATACCCGCACTTTCCAATTGGCTTTCTTGAAAAGAGAAAACGATGCAAGCAATATGCATGCTTTGTGCGGCTTTACTCCTACGTGACCGACCGCTAGATCCTAATCTTttctccctccccccccccccccccccccccccccccgccccgatTCCAACGGTGGGGGCCCGGGCGCGTGGCACTTTTCCCCCTCAATTAACCAAAATAGGAAAGAGTAGGGCCTGTCTGAAATCGGGCGCTGAAACGCGCGCGCGTCAGATAGCAACGCCTTGCTTTGTGTAAAGTGAAAACTCGAGCCAATCAAACTGCTTGAACCAACTATAATGGAAATGCCGACGATGTTTTGATGGGTCGTCATTATATGGATACTCTCTCATGTATGGCATGTATTGGCCTTCTTAAATATAGAATTGGTGTGCTTCATTCCACTTCTCAAGAGGGAGTTCCCAAATCTGTTACGATTTGCAATGTCTTGCTCATATGGTGTGCTTCTGATTCTTTCTTGTTGTAGAACTTCTACATATGCCTCAATATTTTGCTCGAGGGTTTGCATATCAACTGAACTAAGATTGGGGACATTGCGTCCAGTAGGTTGTATTGGCTAGAAAAATTACTTATCGGTGGTGTCTTCCTCCTCATGACCTATACAATTCTAATATTAGTACAAAGCAAATATGTAATCTGTAGTTGATCTATCAAGTGACAAAATATACTAAGATCAAAGATAATAGCAcagccggctgctggctataTAGCAATGCCACGTCATCATAAAGCCTTCTCTCATATAGTAGTCTGGCGTTTTGACTGGCTATTAGCATGGCTCCATTTAATATGAAGTATTTATTGCTTGCAGGTGCATATGATCTGCTGTGATCTACAGTAAACAACATCTTTGTGGCATCATATACATGCCATCCATGCAACCAGGAAATAGGAAGACTGACTGGCATTTAGGCAACAAACATATGTCATACAGCATCATAGTACTCCAAACATGTCACACAGCATCATACTACTCCATAGCATCATGAGTAATTACTTAAGATTACATAAGTCTTTAAGAAAGCATTCAGCAAACATAATAGATAACATCTCCGGCAAACAAGCCGTTCACGACCACAAGCAACAATCATAGTTTTGATCTGGACGATGACAAAAGTCACAAAGCATGGAGGGTACTATAAGTAACAGCTGCCGCAATCACCACATCACAGCTCACTCCTGAAATAAAAATGCATGTAAGATATCAAGGTTACAGTAAAAAAAAGGAATATGAACATGCAGATATCAATATCCCACCATGATTAATTATGATGTCTGTTTTGAAACTTATGCCAGATATGCTCGACTAAATCACTTTTAAGTTGGGCATGCTGTGGACGAGCACGAATAGTAGCTTTTCTACGCAACACATCTGCGAAACATAGATTACCACCAACATTCACTTCGGGAGGTAGAGCAAATGAAGCCCCCGGAATCTCATTCAAGTCAATATGAATTTTTGCCTGCTCTCTCTCATCTTCGATTATCATATTGTGGAGAATCACACAAGCCCTCATGATCCTTCCAACACTCTTTCTCTTCCATAGACGTGCAGGCCGACGGACAATGGTAAAACGGGACTGTAATACCCCAAAAGCGCGCTCGACATCTTTCCTTGCCCCTTCTTGCTTCTGGGCAAACAACTTGTGCTTCTCTATTTGGGGAAGTGGTATAGTCTTTATGAAGGCAGCCCATTCTGGGTATATACCATCAGCAAGGTAGTAACCTGCGGTATACTCATTCCCATTGACAAAAAATTGGACTTGAGGGGCTTCTCCTTTCAGTGCATCAAAAACAGTGGGGATTGATTGAGCACATTCAGATCATTATTTGACCCAGCAACTCCAAAAAAAGCATGCCAAATACGAAGGTCCTGGGAAGCAACGGCTTCTAGGATCATCGTTGGTACTCCATAATCGCCGCGGGTGAATTGCCCCCTCCATGCAAGAGGACACTTCTCCCATCgccaatgcatgcaatcaatgCCGTGTTCTGAAAGTAACTAAGGTAACCACCAGGTGGGTGAGAATCCACTCCCCTGCTCAACGACATAAAGAAGCGAAGAGCGATCAGCACCGAACTACATGCAAGTATATACTCAAATTTGTAAAATCTGAATACAATACATTTGAGATGCATACTAGTTGATCACAGCAACTATTTAAAGGAAAAATAATCTGAAATGATCACAACAACTATTTAAAGGAGAAATCTGAATTGATCACAGCAACTATTTAAAGGAAAAAAATCTGAATTGATCACAGCAACTATTTAAAGGAAAAATagtttttatatatatatatatatatatatatatatatatatcatacaCACTATCATGTGGAAACTGAAAAGTTACACTACACTGCAATCCAAGATTCAGCAAACGAGAAGTCACGTGCTCCTGTACATCAAAGAAAGATCATCTAGCAGAAGGAACTTTTCTTTTACTATCATTACTAAGCTactaaaaatgaactctgaaaatagaCAGTAGAGTAGTAGATAGATTTCTGATGTTGTATCATCTAACTAGCATATCATACAAGTGTGTCAGCAGCTCTAAGAAATGACACCACGATTCAGAGTTGAGATAAGCAATGGAGAAAATTCATACCATACTTGTGGATCAGAGTAGTCCATATTGCCAGCCATGTACCAAGGTGATGTAGAGTCACCGATGCAAGCAGGCGGTGCCCAGCAAGGACCTTGAGCCGTAGGACCCGATTCACTTGGTTGCTGCAGACTAGCCGCCAGAGACTCTTGTGGTCTTGGGGGATCCAAGTGCTTGTTCTCTGCTTTGAAGGGAAGGCCGACGGGATCCCCGGCGGCGGGGCGGACTTAGGCGCCGTCGAGACCAGCAGATGCGCCGGCGGCGGGACCAGGAGATGCGCCGGCGGCGGGGTGAGCAGAGGCGCTGGTGGAGGGGCTTCACGAGGTGCCAGCGCGCGCGTCCGTTTGGACTGCTGACCCATCTCCTTGATGTGCGCCGGCGACAGTTCTAGGGTTCGGGAGAGGTGGCGATTTGGGGAAATTTGGAAGGCTTGATTTGGCGCGAGGAAGCTATTTGGGGCGACGGCACGGGCTGATTTTCGCGCGCGAAGGAGGAAGGAGAAGCGCGGGAGGCGGGAGAGGCGCAGGGGATCGAGAGCGCCGGCTCTAGCGCTCGCCACGGGCTGCAAGCGGGCGCAAAGCTCTCGTATCTTGTGCCGCAGCCCGGCGCTTGACGAAGCGCCCGTTcgcttctctctccctctttctcTCCTTTCCAGATGTGATTTGGCTGACGTGGAAGGGCTTATAGCCAGCTGAGTCAGccttattatacttgctctaaTGGAACGTATAAACACCGCTGCACTACCCGCCATTCTGGAGGCTTTGCGGGCGCTGAGCTTCGTCATCCGTTGGATTTTTTTACTGTTCACTGATTTTTACCTGCTGGCGTTTGGTCAGCCGTTGGTCCTTCTGTACATCAGCAGCAGCTTCACAGGTCAATGCCAGGTGGGGCTCGTTACCTGTGGGGTCGAGAGAATCATGTGAGGTTGCTTTGGTTTTGCGTGAGTGAATTGGGGGATCGATTTCACCGCGGTGGTCCCCGTCCTCCTCGATCCCCACATCCCTCCTCCCCACCAATCCCCCGTCTCCTAAAGCCCCGCACCCCTCCTCCCCTGCTCTCGCACCCCGCGTCGGGCCGCCGCCGTTTCTCTCGGTCTGCTCGGAGGGACGGAGAGGGTGAGTCCATGGTCAGATGAGGGAGGAAGACAGATGACGGGGTGGATCGGGTACTCGAGGAGGACGCCAAGGCCCAGCAGTCTCCCCCAAATCTCGTCGCCTCGGGCGTGGAGGCGAGCTTCCCGGCGACGTAGGCGTAGCGCCGCCAAGAGGTCAGCAACGAGGAGGTTCACCAGTCCGTTTCGTCGTCCTCGTCCCTAGGCGTCTGTTGCTGGAGAGAAGGACGCCAAGGCCCAGCAGTTTGTGACGGCCCCACCGGACGACGGACCCGGCGGGACAGCGGGCTCTAGCTTTCTCTCCCTTCTTCTTCATCTGGACAGAGAATGGTGAGATCTTACGTACTACATCATGTTGATTTTGTCTTCTTGTTCATGGCTAGGATTTGCAGTGTAATTTGGTGGTTATTCTTTTGCTGGGACTCTCCTGCAAAGACTCTGCTCAGATGCATAGTCAGGCAACTCACCGGAGAGAGCTGGGATGGAGGCGACTCTGAGGAAGATGAAGGCCAAGAGCGGTGCCGCTGCCGGGGAGAGGAGGCCGGTGCTGTCGAGGACAATACTGCTCCTCTGCGCCTGCAGCTTCATCCTTGGCGTGCTCTTCACCGACCGGTGAGCCCTCTCCTCTCCCCCCAGATTCGTTTTCGCTTGACCCTCTTCCTAGCGGAGTCCTTGCTCTCCCCGCTTTCTTTTTCTTGGATTCGTTTGAAAGCTCGCCgatggagtgctctgctcgccgtaGGCCTGCAACTGATACGTGTTCTATGGCGATGGTTTGGTCAGGTTCAGAGCGATGCCGGATTTAAAGAGCCAGGTGGTGGCGCAGCTGCGGTGACAGGAAGAGGAGCTGCAGATCGTTTCTGAAGATTTTGTTGCGATCGACAGCATCCATTTTTTGGCTCCTGGTTTATTTCAGAAAAAGAACAAACGAGGTTTTTGAAGATAATATAAAATCATGTTATTTTTTAAAGAGCGAGTTATGGAGTGAAAATGGATATTTTAATAAGAAGATAATCCTGATGTTCttcagtttcctctttggtttGTAATTCTGTGAACATCCTTTCTTGATTTCAGAAACCATCCTACGACAGGGACGTGATGGGGAAGTGGCAAAGACTCATGAGGCCATACAGTACGTCGACTTGATTTTTTTTTTCGCGAATACGCTAAGGATACGTATCTTTCCATTGATAGAACGGGAGTGTTTACAGCATGGGATTAGGACGACACACTATGCCATGTACACAAAAGGGAGGCATGGAAGTGGACGTCGAGCAAACAGACGGGGTTCCTCATCCCCAAGAAAACCCTAGCCTAGCGCTCTGGGATGATGTTGGTGATCGCGCCGGCGCCGGCCTGGGCCCAAAGGTGCGCTTCGTCCTTGATGGTGGAGCACAGGTGGGAGACAGAGGGTCGGTCCCCGTCGAAGGTGCAGCTGTTTCTATGCTTCCAAATCCACCAAGCGGTGAGGATGATGAGGGAGGATAGGCCTTTACGCATGGCAGCGGGCGCGAGAGCACAAGAAGAGGCCCAACGATGCAACACCTGCTGGCTGGCTGCTCCTTCTCCCGCCAGGTGTGGTACGATGTTCTTGCTTGGGCTTGCTTCCCCACCGATCTGCCGACCGGAGACACCGACTTGAATATTGAAAAATGATCTGAATTGTTTGCACTTCTGCGTTATATATCTATTGGGGGACTAATTGGAATATATCATAATTGTATCTAGATATTTAGACAAGTTGATCGCCACGCTGCAGATGGAGTTGGCAGCGCGGTTCAGCAAGCATGAGCTGCTTGAGAGTGCGGATGGCAAGGCAGGAAAGGAAAAAGGCTTTTATGGTGAGCAGGATCAATACCGCGTTCAGTAGCAAGAAGCGCCGTGATTCTGTCAGGGAGAGATGGATGCCTCAAGGTTCATTACTTTGCAATGTTGTCTCCCTTGTTTTGGCTGTTTTGGCCTAGCTGTTGCTTTCTGCATTTCTTGTTCTTAGTTAGATCAATGCAGAGGGATGTGTTTTTAATCAACTAGGATTATGACGTGCAAATAGCAAGGAAATAACAGAGAAATGTGCAAGTACGAAATCAAGGGATCAGATAGGATCATCTATCGTCCCAGCAAATAGAATCAACTAAATGTGATTTTTTATCATCATAACAACTAGAATAATCAGGTAGGTTTATTTAACATCATAGCTGCCTTGGGTCATACAGTTTGTTTGTTGCCTGCATACTTTCTTCTAAGAGCTGAGCTATTTAGATTGGGGTGGATCATTTAGTTGTCTGGCATTTATTTTTATTTCACCACATATATCTCATCGTTGTTTATCAGATGAGAAACTCAAGAAACTGGAAGAGGAAAAGGGAGTCGTCATTCGATTTATGATTGGGCATAGGTAAGGTTACTGGCACTAAGGTTCAATATATAATAACTTGTTTgctgaaaaaaaatcataagatgaGGTCCCGTAAAAGACAAATCGTAACATAGAACACATATATTGTAAATATCTCCATGTAAAGCTTACATATTTTAGACAATAAAAGGAACCCGTAAAGCCTCAATGTTATAAACAGGTGCAGATGGGGTTTCCCTAATTCCCTATCTTTAAACAGGACACCACTTGTCTAATTGGACAGTAAGTAGATAAGGACATAAATCTGCTATTCGTTGTGCAGCTATGAGTCAACTGTGCATGAACTGAAAAGGGAAGATTGAACAAGTTCTGAGCTGCTATCTGGAACCATAAGTATGCAAGTTTTACAAAATAGTTTGGATGAAAAAGCAAAACAATACAAGGAGCCTGCGTAGATGCACATATTTTTGATGAATAACACTCATTTTAGTGTTATATCTCAGCTTGTATGTCAGTAAGTGTGTAAGTTTAGTCTAATACTCGCTTTTCTTTTTCCTCAGATCAAAAGCCAAGGATTTGTTGGGTGATAGCTTGATTCTAAGGCATTAATAGATTTACAACACTTCCAAAAATTTACTGGCATTTTGTATTATATTTATTCAAGTCGCTGATTGATTCTTGACCATCACTTGATCAACTATATTCATTTTCTAATACAAAGCCACTTCGCTAATTATCTTATGACTATTGAAGGGTTTAAAATATTCAGGTATTTCAAGTGACCAACAAGTGTTATTTCAGTAATTTGAAATCTCCTGTATTCAGAGTTTAGTCAACTCTTAGTCATGTTCTTTA
This genomic window from Aegilops tauschii subsp. strangulata cultivar AL8/78 chromosome 4, Aet v6.0, whole genome shotgun sequence contains:
- the LOC109749724 gene encoding uncharacterized protein, with amino-acid sequence MMLVIAPAPAWAQRCASSLMVEHRWETEGRSPSKVQLFLCFQIHQAVRMMREDRPLRMAAGARAQEEAQRCNTCWLAAPSPARWSWQRGSASMSCLRVRMARQERKKAFMVSRINTAFSSKKRRDSVRERWMPQDEKLKKLEEEKGVVIRFMIGHRSKAKDLLGDSLILRH